From one Bacteriovorax sp. BAL6_X genomic stretch:
- a CDS encoding exodeoxyribonuclease V subunit beta, whose translation MAIQLNSEQEKAVMHNGGVLLNAGAGSGKTRVIIEHLAYLIEKKYDALFEAGNTDILGQLKSYLSKIVVMTFTKEAAGELQSRMFDRFSSVNDSTKKKIIDEALESLGISTIHSFCLKLIKRGYIFGAPANLDIVDRFKINVKIEELTKQWFARNLKEQKIEIFLKNIDALVSSMQFVFASPELRYEWSSIDVSDVSFNEGEYFDNILGLLGCNEVFSNHYSSDTYSDEHSKKAWWKHLNASESFFLSKNYSWENIKRFCEIYKSNKPRKSKGIPLEVGELIDQCNSLLKFYDKESENYDAFFEHKEIYREWLTLYKELFNYIEEHYYNYPGIDFSDIEYLTLKSLEESEESRRLCQENFDYIIVDEYQDTSPGQYQIIKHVIGEEFNRLMCVGDRKQAIYGFRGGEIAVFNQTERVIPQNLYMSNNYRSEETVVNFNNQFFETIFGLGEKYQGHDKYSVKVDYQSYPDVKEAGLGTVKCHKVDLELELEKKSSTVYDNIEASAICELIKRKQSENPSEEICILYRTLAPSKQLISNLMSASIPFVAQVKIPYGEDPLVIIFKAFVNFLIEGVKEGADEKRLKAIARYYNFIIEGVCGHYYESYQSMDILDLIKVKDTYLNSNIEYAFWSFVFDLGLSSSAYKNNSEKINGIIGGAKGDIDQIYKILKSLEKDSYSASFSYLSQPKVRIMTTHASKGLEFDTIVLGGIHTNGRTVVDKSKFGALPGALSWSADINSKKLNSSPNLILEKLIKKQKEFSESKRLFYVACTRAVENIEYFDISINGDDVKHSDNSWIVPLRNYQMKAVSLENFDLEYTVTETTRPPIYFLDPLGIKNIENRVDIGLISELSVTKLSELALCSRKFYLNQVLKLEDDLKEFAKEKEIDLPHTQGISDVDRGNRLHFLVENLIKGRDLKFNNSNEVEIVGWVGDEIKKTSHDKILSEHQIKFSFFGQMITGIIDGLVYQNGQVVEIWDFKSGLIDDDKLRSYFFQLKTYALGLVLVGEQVTEKIKLKVLALDQKCVIEEEVSVADLESDLFATWRNLTDLVGKRIPHCSSCTYGNLCHQ comes from the coding sequence ATGGCCATTCAATTAAATTCAGAACAAGAAAAAGCAGTTATGCATAATGGTGGTGTACTTCTTAATGCTGGAGCAGGTTCTGGTAAGACTAGAGTTATTATTGAACACTTAGCATATTTAATTGAGAAGAAATACGATGCTCTTTTCGAAGCTGGTAATACTGACATTTTAGGACAGCTTAAGTCATACCTCTCTAAGATTGTAGTGATGACGTTTACAAAAGAAGCGGCCGGAGAGTTACAGTCTCGTATGTTTGATCGCTTCTCAAGTGTGAATGATAGCACTAAGAAAAAAATAATTGATGAAGCTCTTGAGTCACTTGGTATTTCAACTATTCATAGTTTTTGTTTGAAATTAATTAAACGTGGTTATATTTTTGGAGCACCGGCCAATCTTGATATTGTTGATCGTTTCAAAATAAATGTAAAAATTGAAGAACTAACCAAACAATGGTTCGCACGTAACTTGAAAGAACAAAAGATTGAAATATTCTTAAAGAATATTGATGCGCTTGTAAGTTCGATGCAATTTGTATTTGCAAGCCCTGAACTAAGGTATGAATGGTCAAGTATCGATGTAAGTGATGTCTCATTCAATGAGGGTGAATATTTCGATAATATATTAGGTCTACTTGGTTGTAATGAAGTCTTTAGTAACCACTATTCAAGCGATACATACTCTGATGAGCATAGCAAGAAAGCTTGGTGGAAGCACCTTAATGCATCTGAATCTTTTTTCTTGTCTAAAAATTATAGTTGGGAAAATATAAAACGTTTTTGTGAAATCTATAAGTCTAATAAGCCTCGAAAATCGAAAGGAATACCGTTAGAGGTTGGAGAGCTTATTGATCAATGTAACTCTCTATTAAAGTTCTATGATAAGGAATCTGAAAACTACGATGCCTTCTTTGAGCATAAAGAAATATACCGTGAGTGGCTAACTCTATATAAAGAGTTATTTAATTATATTGAAGAACATTATTATAATTACCCTGGAATTGATTTTTCAGATATTGAATACTTAACTCTTAAGTCGTTAGAGGAGAGCGAAGAATCGCGTAGGCTATGCCAAGAAAATTTTGATTATATTATTGTTGATGAGTATCAGGATACCTCTCCCGGACAGTATCAGATTATAAAACATGTTATTGGTGAAGAATTTAATCGCTTAATGTGTGTTGGAGATCGAAAACAGGCCATTTACGGATTTAGAGGTGGAGAAATTGCAGTCTTTAACCAAACAGAACGAGTAATTCCTCAGAATCTCTATATGTCTAATAACTATCGTTCTGAAGAAACGGTCGTAAACTTTAATAACCAGTTCTTTGAAACAATTTTTGGCCTAGGGGAAAAGTATCAAGGTCATGATAAGTATAGTGTGAAAGTGGATTATCAAAGCTACCCAGATGTAAAAGAAGCAGGTTTAGGAACTGTGAAGTGTCACAAAGTAGATCTAGAGCTTGAATTAGAAAAGAAGTCTTCCACTGTATATGATAATATTGAAGCCTCTGCAATTTGTGAGTTAATTAAACGTAAGCAAAGTGAAAATCCTAGTGAAGAGATATGTATATTGTATCGTACTCTTGCGCCCTCGAAACAGCTAATTTCTAATCTTATGTCGGCGTCAATTCCATTTGTGGCCCAAGTTAAAATTCCGTACGGGGAAGATCCACTTGTTATTATATTTAAGGCATTTGTGAATTTCTTAATAGAAGGTGTTAAGGAAGGTGCTGACGAAAAAAGGCTTAAAGCAATAGCTCGATATTATAATTTCATAATTGAAGGGGTTTGTGGCCACTACTATGAATCATATCAAAGTATGGATATATTAGACTTGATTAAGGTGAAAGATACTTATCTCAATAGTAATATTGAATACGCGTTTTGGTCATTTGTTTTTGACCTAGGCCTATCAAGTTCTGCTTACAAAAATAACTCCGAAAAAATTAATGGAATTATTGGTGGTGCAAAAGGGGATATTGATCAAATATATAAAATTCTTAAATCTCTAGAAAAAGACTCCTATAGTGCAAGCTTCTCTTATCTTTCTCAACCAAAAGTGAGAATTATGACGACTCACGCTTCTAAAGGATTAGAGTTTGATACGATTGTTTTAGGTGGTATTCACACAAATGGGCGTACTGTTGTGGATAAATCAAAGTTTGGTGCACTTCCTGGTGCACTATCTTGGAGTGCTGATATCAATAGTAAGAAATTAAACTCATCACCTAACTTAATTTTAGAGAAGTTAATAAAGAAACAAAAAGAATTTTCAGAATCGAAAAGACTTTTCTATGTTGCTTGCACTAGGGCCGTAGAAAATATTGAATATTTTGATATTAGTATTAATGGTGATGATGTTAAGCACTCAGATAATAGTTGGATTGTCCCACTTCGAAATTATCAAATGAAGGCAGTTTCTCTTGAGAACTTCGATTTAGAATACACTGTTACTGAAACTACGAGACCACCAATTTATTTTCTAGATCCTTTAGGAATTAAGAATATTGAAAATAGAGTGGATATTGGCCTAATCTCTGAACTTTCAGTTACAAAGTTATCGGAACTTGCTCTTTGCTCTAGGAAATTTTACTTAAATCAAGTGTTAAAACTAGAAGATGATCTTAAAGAGTTTGCAAAAGAAAAAGAAATTGATCTACCACATACTCAAGGTATCTCTGATGTTGATCGTGGAAATCGATTACACTTTTTAGTCGAAAATTTAATTAAAGGTCGTGATCTAAAATTCAATAATAGTAATGAAGTTGAAATTGTCGGTTGGGTAGGAGATGAAATTAAGAAAACATCTCATGATAAAATTTTAAGTGAACACCAAATAAAATTTTCTTTCTTTGGTCAAATGATAACAGGAATTATTGATGGCCTAGTTTATCAAAATGGTCAGGTAGTTGAAATTTGGGACTTTAAGTCAGGATTAATAGATGATGATAAGTTGCGATCATATTTCTTTCAGTTAAAGACCTATGCACTTGGTCTAGTATTAGTTGGTGAGCAAGTTACTGAAAAAATTAAGTTAAAGGTCCTCGCACTCGACCAAAAATGCGTAATTGAAGAGGAAGTTTCAGTAGCAGATCTTGAGAGTGACCTATTTGCGACATGGAGAAACCTTACTGACTTAGTCGGAAAAAGAATTCCACACTGTTCATCATGCACGTATGGAAATTTATGCCACCAATAA
- a CDS encoding outer membrane beta-barrel domain-containing protein, with protein sequence MIRMIFVLFLTFMTIKTFAAESDLYNFSWLDKDKEIYVLQNRKFKKQQRFFVSGGFGKTLSGAFVDSTSMQLRAGYFFSEELGAEFIYSSNSGEENDTAASVRNSNGGGSGSIPFRRIVNDYIGAMATWAPFYSKINTFNTILYVDWIFGLGFAKLNETNNGPEVRAGSPNPGLTIDESHTGLMWDVSTKFYINQSWSIRADINGILYQAAPARESGSESDQLYSNIDLTFAVQFDL encoded by the coding sequence ATGATTAGGATGATCTTTGTATTATTTTTAACTTTTATGACGATTAAAACTTTCGCAGCAGAAAGTGATCTCTACAATTTTTCATGGCTTGATAAAGATAAAGAAATTTATGTACTTCAAAATCGTAAGTTCAAAAAACAGCAACGCTTCTTTGTGAGTGGAGGATTCGGCAAGACTCTTTCAGGTGCATTCGTTGACTCAACCTCAATGCAGTTAAGAGCGGGTTATTTTTTTAGTGAAGAACTTGGAGCCGAGTTTATCTACTCTTCAAATTCAGGTGAAGAAAATGATACGGCCGCTTCAGTTAGAAATAGTAATGGTGGAGGTAGTGGCTCCATTCCGTTTAGAAGAATTGTAAATGACTATATTGGTGCTATGGCAACTTGGGCACCTTTTTATTCTAAAATAAATACATTCAATACTATTTTATACGTTGATTGGATCTTTGGTCTAGGTTTCGCAAAACTTAACGAAACAAATAACGGCCCAGAAGTTAGGGCAGGTTCACCAAACCCAGGTCTAACGATTGACGAATCTCACACAGGACTAATGTGGGATGTATCAACTAAGTTCTATATTAATCAATCTTGGAGTATTAGAGCAGATATAAACGGAATCCTATATCAAGCAGCACCTGCAAGGGAGTCAGGTTCAGAAAGTGACCAACTATATTCAAATATTGATCTAACTTTCGCTGTTCAGTTTGACTTATAA
- a CDS encoding tetratricopeptide repeat protein, translated as MIKVLLFATLISFNSFGIKLNTKRDRIVSVIDMELKELVRMKRFSKNDTMLDLRMAELNLEKGRIIREQENENFFNLDIKVKKRIDRKKFFAESSSYYNRAQQIGLAILKKRPNAKARSHIYYILAYNELENVQMDRAKSLFVKSVKSAPKNDLIGVKSRLALGDIYYREGDFNKSKRYYDTVIYKIKDDKWYTKYLYNLAWSNFRVGKKNTAIKQMKEVHSLSKSPKYIDKKDMAGRDVGYFYADKGDTKRALQFYQNEKGTPEKNFYDMGMFLLDKQKYSQAASMFKSAFNGKNEEYKAKSLVQLLQIYDKYNNNKNFLVFARSITKTKLNPEQRKEALFYVTKRAAHLQKELGMAHNKKRPKVMRFKGRIAAELYYISQEVDSSLSERALFYAGESYYAAAEYKQALFMYDKVISSDKTDNIYFKRSLAGMIVVLNDKKTSASIRSKYFEKVFSTYIKHEDSKVKKNKAVEKLFSYYVDEQKNTKKAQELFFVYAKENPRAISKNEAMIGRIVDLHKSQKNKTDLMSFVGELKSTGIPLRRGFITHLNKIILVAQFSDIQKANQKGDKVTALKGYLFIYKDKESTAEAKRNAAYNIAVLFYESGNIDLMSKWLERAIDEMLLSEITKFYESFNSIISELFLRQRVDAGMGLTQKLLSKTCSIRNKNKEGLLKNYIVMGLATRKDSAAVRFVDEQSKCRFKNSTLLTSYEQIFDYYIDFKLLSKADAIYRQRLSAYTKSLYKKSEYVGKLSKLSRSQKNSSRYAGELRYIYNKVKKKKNLAIETIDEVALMEVDKLENEVNNFNSISLSFPENKFNNTMKLKFNRLDRIQGTVAGIVAMGSGEAMVKSYSLLINSFDQFSSAVGNFSPTGKSAEYVKSFKASMANVSVNLATKSRQLKRELDNLINKNDVLTKNFGSLSRQGLGLPTMTGPVLMDKRGNR; from the coding sequence ATGATTAAGGTTTTATTATTTGCAACTCTTATAAGTTTTAATTCTTTTGGTATCAAACTTAATACTAAAAGAGATCGTATTGTTTCAGTAATCGATATGGAGCTTAAAGAGCTTGTACGTATGAAACGATTTTCAAAAAACGATACAATGCTCGATTTACGTATGGCCGAGCTTAATTTAGAAAAGGGCCGAATCATTCGTGAACAAGAGAATGAGAACTTTTTTAATTTAGATATTAAGGTTAAGAAGCGTATTGATCGTAAGAAGTTTTTTGCAGAATCTAGCTCTTACTACAATCGCGCACAACAGATTGGCCTAGCAATCTTAAAAAAGAGACCAAATGCAAAGGCCCGTTCACATATCTACTATATTCTAGCTTATAATGAACTAGAGAATGTTCAAATGGATCGTGCAAAGTCATTATTTGTTAAGTCCGTTAAGTCGGCGCCAAAGAATGACCTAATTGGTGTAAAATCACGTCTTGCACTAGGTGATATCTACTATCGAGAAGGGGACTTTAATAAGTCTAAGAGATACTACGATACTGTCATCTATAAAATTAAAGATGATAAATGGTATACAAAGTACTTATACAATCTAGCTTGGTCAAACTTTAGAGTAGGAAAGAAGAATACTGCGATTAAGCAGATGAAAGAAGTTCACAGCCTATCTAAGAGTCCAAAGTATATTGATAAGAAAGATATGGCCGGACGTGATGTAGGTTATTTCTATGCTGATAAAGGCGACACAAAAAGAGCACTTCAGTTTTACCAGAATGAAAAAGGAACTCCTGAGAAAAACTTCTACGATATGGGAATGTTTCTTCTTGATAAACAAAAGTATTCACAAGCCGCTAGCATGTTTAAGTCTGCATTTAATGGGAAGAATGAAGAATATAAGGCGAAGTCTTTAGTTCAACTTCTACAAATTTACGATAAGTATAACAATAACAAGAACTTTCTTGTCTTTGCTCGTTCAATTACTAAAACAAAATTGAATCCTGAACAAAGAAAAGAAGCGCTTTTTTATGTGACAAAGAGAGCAGCTCATCTTCAAAAAGAATTGGGGATGGCGCACAATAAGAAACGCCCAAAAGTCATGAGGTTTAAGGGAAGAATTGCAGCAGAGCTTTACTATATTTCGCAAGAAGTTGACTCTAGCTTAAGTGAGAGAGCGCTCTTCTACGCTGGCGAATCTTACTATGCGGCAGCTGAATATAAGCAAGCACTCTTTATGTATGACAAGGTTATCTCTTCAGATAAGACGGATAATATATACTTTAAACGTTCTCTAGCAGGTATGATTGTCGTACTAAATGATAAAAAAACATCTGCATCAATTAGATCAAAGTACTTTGAAAAAGTTTTTTCAACATATATTAAGCATGAAGATTCAAAGGTTAAAAAGAATAAGGCCGTTGAAAAATTATTCTCTTATTATGTTGATGAACAAAAAAATACTAAAAAGGCACAGGAATTATTCTTTGTTTACGCCAAAGAAAATCCAAGAGCAATTTCAAAGAATGAGGCAATGATTGGTCGAATTGTTGACTTACATAAGTCGCAAAAGAATAAGACAGATCTTATGAGCTTTGTTGGGGAATTAAAGTCAACAGGGATTCCTCTTAGAAGGGGCTTTATTACTCATTTAAATAAAATTATTCTTGTTGCTCAGTTTTCAGATATTCAAAAAGCAAATCAAAAAGGTGACAAGGTCACAGCATTAAAAGGATACCTCTTTATCTATAAAGATAAAGAAAGTACTGCAGAGGCCAAAAGAAATGCTGCTTATAATATTGCTGTTCTTTTTTATGAATCAGGTAATATTGATTTAATGTCAAAATGGTTAGAGCGCGCAATTGATGAAATGCTTCTTTCTGAGATTACTAAGTTCTATGAATCATTTAATAGTATTATTAGTGAATTATTTCTAAGGCAAAGAGTTGATGCTGGTATGGGCCTTACGCAGAAGTTATTATCAAAAACATGTTCAATTAGAAATAAGAATAAAGAGGGGCTCTTAAAAAACTATATTGTTATGGGACTTGCTACTCGAAAAGATAGCGCTGCTGTTAGATTTGTTGATGAACAATCTAAGTGTCGATTCAAGAACTCAACTTTACTAACATCATATGAACAAATCTTTGATTACTATATTGACTTTAAATTACTAAGTAAGGCCGATGCGATATATCGTCAACGTTTAAGTGCCTATACAAAGAGCTTATATAAGAAGTCTGAATATGTAGGTAAACTTTCGAAGCTTTCTAGGTCGCAGAAGAATAGTTCACGTTATGCAGGAGAGCTAAGATATATCTACAATAAAGTGAAAAAGAAGAAGAATCTAGCAATTGAAACAATAGATGAAGTCGCTTTAATGGAAGTTGATAAGTTAGAGAATGAAGTTAATAACTTTAATTCTATCTCACTTAGTTTTCCAGAGAATAAGTTTAATAACACGATGAAGCTAAAGTTTAATCGCTTGGATCGCATCCAGGGAACGGTCGCTGGTATCGTAGCAATGGGGTCAGGTGAGGCAATGGTTAAGAGTTACTCTCTTTTAATTAACTCTTTTGATCAATTCTCGTCTGCTGTTGGAAATTTTTCACCTACAGGTAAATCTGCTGAATATGTGAAATCTTTTAAGGCAAGCATGGCAAATGTTTCAGTAAACCTTGCAACTAAGTCACGTCAGTTAAAAAGAGAATTAGATAACTTAATAAATAAGAACGATGTTCTAACGAAGAACTTTGGGAGTCTGTCACGACAAGGCCTAGGTCTTCCAACAATGACAGGGCCTGTCTTAATGGATAAAAGGGGGAATCGTTAA